Genomic segment of Dromiciops gliroides isolate mDroGli1 chromosome 3, mDroGli1.pri, whole genome shotgun sequence:
ttgtcccttgttctcaaagaggaccatggcatcagggtgatgtcataacttgtagtgaattggatttaagcaaggcaggactgtgcaaggtcaccaacctcaatctctcctccagagcttctgtatccaatggcaagataggactactggagatggtgccagatgtttaaggcaattgggattaagtgactaacccagtctcacatagctagtgagtgtctgaggtgagatttgaattcaagtcctcccaacttcagggccagtgctctgtcgaatgtgccacctacctgccccaatccCAAATTTATTCAGATGAGTATCCCTAACAGAGTTATTATTACCAGGAGgtgagagaatagaaaaaaagcaaaacacattgcAATCCTCAGCCTCTCAGCCAAGATGGCCTATTTATACCCAAAAAAGTGGCAGAGTATACCTGATGTCTTTCTTTACAGAAAGAATAGAAAATCcaggaaatatttaaaatttgcaTCAGAAAAGTGAGAGGGATTTTTTGAGTTGTTAAATCTCTTTTCTCCCATGTGGGTTCAGGGACATTGACTGACAGGCTACCGTTATTCTGAATATTAGTGATTAGTGATTTGCTATCCTGAAGGATGAGGAAGATAAATAGGACATAGGTGCTTTATACTTACTTGGCTGTATATATCACATCTATTTCCCAGCAGGAGACACCTGATTTCCATGCTTCTCAGGTAATGAAACTTTGATATATTTGGCAATCTTTAAGATGAAACTTTTAAAAGCCATGgtgactgatgaagaaactatgCATGAAAGAAATTGCTTACAGTTTTGTTGGCTGAATTTCAGGGAGGTTATGAAAGACCCTGGGCAAAATTTGATTTGTGTGATGGTGTGAGAAAAATCACAAGGATTTGTCCCCAGCAGTTTGGGGAATTTTAAGATTTCTACTAACAAAGAGGATGTGTTCCATAATATGTGTAACAATCTTGTTATGCTAATACCTGGTTTAAAGGGAAGCCCCAAAGGGAAGAAACATCTTGCTTGATAATTTCAGGTTGTTTGGAtcatttttgtttcatatttCTTTGTGTCACAGCAACTTATTTGCCTTATACTGAGTGATTAAATGACTGctttcttctccacccccccccccaaattaaaaattgGTTCATTATTACTTAAAATCCTTGGATGGTACTCCTTAGCAAACCAGTGACGGCCTACTCATGAGTTTTTCAAGtacaaataataattttcatattatgtATAAGAAAACTGTAGCTGAAGTATGATGTGTGTAGTTGGatgcatactttttaaaattgtgtatcacatagcaagtaagtgtcaagtgtctgaggccaaatttgaactcaggtcctccttactccagggctggtggtctatccactgtgccagctagctgcccccagtgcatAAATACTTTTACCCACATTTGAGCCTACCAAAGGAAATAGAAGACAAGATCATAATGAGGGGGggaaagtactggatttggaactGCAAGACTGCTGTCAAGTTGGATTGACTGTTCTGCTCCAGAATATTTAGTCCTTATATGTTCATTTGCTTAAGCTATGTCAGATTTCCCCCCTCCTTGTCCTTATTAGCACTTAATTGGTAGTTCTCTGCTATGGTTCATTGCATAATAAAAGTATCTACCCATAAGGTATCTGCCAAAGGCATGATGGAGACCCTGTGACTCAACAACATCCCTTTGCCAAGTGATATGGAGTGGTAGATGTTAAGTTTTTTTGTAGCTATTGCAGAGAtcattattaaagggatgggaGTGGGGCTGGGATGAAAGAAGTAATGACAGTAATGGGAGggcctattttttctttatatcaaggcAGGGGCACTTTGGAGAAGAGAGGTGATAGATAATTGGAAAGTTAACTAGTTCCTCCTCATTTGCTTAAGAAGGCATTAATGCTTTTAAACTTCTTGAGTGCataattgggggggagggagggaatgatatTTTTCAAGTATCTTAGTCATCACCATGCATAAAAGAAGGGTTACAGGAAGTATTACTCCCATGGCTTCCTGGACAAGACACAGTGGTGTTAGACATTCCTCCTTATTTCCCTGTCCACCTTGATGTCTCCTTTACATATTCTTCAGCCCAGTTCTtcattgccatttctttttttttttttttaagtgaggcaattggggttaagtgacttgcccagggtcacacagctaataagtgttaagtgtttgaggccagatttgaactcaggtactcctgactccagggccggtgctctacccactgcgccacctagctgccccttcattgcCATTTCTTGACCTCTAGTTTCTTACCTTTTCACCTCCTGTGCTTTTCTAGGGTAGAAGCAGGAGGAAATAAATGCACATCAGCACCCCTCTGGAATTCTCCTTGATGCAATGTGGTGGAAAGTGGGTCATTTGCCTCTATTTTCAAGGAAGGTTCATCATCGAAGAACCAGAGGGGCTCCTTAGATTATCTTCACACATGGTGGGGGTTGCATCCAAAAGCTAGTAAAATAAAAGGTGTTGAACAGATAGCTCCTAATGCAGTGtctctgttctttctcctcaGGAAAAGGAAATGTGCCAAATAATGTAACTCGAAGGCCAAGCTTTGAAGGAACAAGTGAATCTTTTCCATCCTATCACATCAGTAGTGCAGCCTATGAAGGGACAGGCTTTGGAGTAGAAGGAGCAAACATGCTGAGTGATGTGCCCAGGCAGTACATGGATTATCTGCTCTCTGCTCCCCAGCCTTCGGCTCTGACTCCTGTAGGACCGAGGCCTCTAGGGGTCAACCCTCATAACACACCTGGTAGCCATCAGCACCAGTCCAAAGCCTATTCTGCCAATCTGGAGGCTCCGGGCATTAATTATCCAGTTGCTAATCACAGCAGCCAGGCCCTGCAGCTCCAGCCCTCTCACAGTTCAAACGGCCCACACTATGGCAGGCCACATATGACAGTACAGGGAGAACCGCTGGGCTATGGCATCCAGCGCAGCCCGTCTTTTCAAAACAAGATGCAACAAGACGGAGGGTATGCCAACCTTCCAAGTAAAGGGCAAGTGGTCCAGAACAATTCTGGGCACACATTTCAGCCAGCAGCAACAAGCCTGTACCTGGCACATTCTCATCATAAGCAGAGCAGCCCCTCTTCTCACCAGATGCACATGATAGCCGCCCGGAGTCCGGCATTTGCTAATGACTTTTCAGACAACCCACCGCAGAGTCTCATCACCCCATCTAGAAACAGCCTGAACATGGACTTGTATGACATGAACAACCCTGCAGTCCAGGGTTGGCAGTCATCTACTCTGTCACGACGGGATTCTTTACAAAACCCAACCCTGGAGGCTTCCCCTCGACCGCACGTCTCATTCCGGCCTGACAGCCACGTACCAAGTAGAACTAACTCATTCAACAACCACCAGCAGCCACCAGTGGCTGTGTCCATTAGGACAGGACCTGCCAACAAAACGGATGCCTCTATCCCTTCCCCCAATACCATCACAGCTGTCACATCTGCCCATATCCTGCATCCGGTGAAGAGCGTAAGAGTCATGAGGCCAGAGCCTCAGACAGCCGTAGGGCCATCGCATCCTGCCTGGCTTCCCCCAAAGACACCAGCTGTGGAAGGCTTAGAAATGATGGAGCAGCACCCTCTCCCAAAGGGAAGCCCAAATGCTTACCCACTGGATGTTGATTATGGCACTCAGGAGCCAAGGTGCCCACCACCTCCATATCCCAAGCACTTGCTCCTTCCAAATAGTTCAGAGCAGTTTGACATAAATAGCCTTTGTGTGGGGGTGGAACAGAGCCTTCGAGGGGTTCCTAACTCAGTAAGCAGTCAGGCTGAGGACAGTGCTGAGAGAAATGACAAAAGCAGCAAGAATTCCAAAGTGGAAAAGCCAGGGAAGGatataaagcaaatccaaacttCTCCTGTCCCTGTTCGTAAGAACAGCaaagatgaagagaagagagaatctcGGATTAAGAGTTACTCCCCTTTTGCTTTTAAGTTCTATATGGAGCAGCATGTGGAGAATGTCTTAAAAACCTACCAGCAGAAGATTAACAGACGATTGCAATTGGAGCAAGAAATGGctaaagtaatttctttttatacctatatgtacttatatgcacatacacatacatatacatacatatgtcctTAAATTTAGTTTTATGTCAGTAGTAATAGAGCAGGACAGTGGAGGTCAAGGGACTAGAAATGTATCTGACACATGTCATGAAACATGGCCTTAGTGGGGATAAATAGCCATCTCCAAGGGCTgccatctggaaaaaaaattcaaacttgctctgcttggccccagagaacagaactagggGCCCCAGGTGGAAGCTTCAAAGAGTCacatttaggtttgatgtcaggaaaaatttcctaacagagCTCTCCAACACTGGAATGCACTGTCCCAAGAAATAGTGAGTTTTCCCTCACTAAAAGTCTTCTAGCAAAGGCTCGATGGCTTAAATGTTGTTCTCTTAGGGTAACAAAAAGGACAATACTACCGATGTATTTTGTTAATGTTTCAAAGGACTAAAAAAGTAAGGTTTGTGGTGTTCTAGCATAGAAGTTTGAAAAATTAGaaagataatatatattatatacccaGTATTGATGTGTGTCATCCACATGCAATCTCAATAAATCATACTTTAAGTGTAATTTACCAGCTGATGCTGAGAGGCTCTGGAAGGTcatcattcattaaaaaattgtgGCATTTATAATTAGCAAAAACTATCTACTGTCTCTGGAAGCTGACAGCTTCGTTGAATtagtcatcttttctttcttttttcccatagctattaaaatattaacaagCTCTCAAAGTTTTCAGGTAGTTCATGGCACATTTCCCAGAGACTTTAGTTTTAACGCAACCATAGTCATTTTAGGAGTTTTCCTTGGTTTTGGAGAGTCTAtaaacaaataagagaaagaattTAATGTTTCTGTTGTCTTTTGAATTCTAAAGTTTCTGCAGTGTTAGACTGGGGTATGTGAGGAAAAAAGGAGTCAATCATTATCGTCTTCCGTAGAGTAAAATGGACTTAATTTTCTGTATCACTCTATGAATCAGAAACCTAACTTCTGATGTATGCTTAGTTTGTTCTTATACTTCATGTCCCATTTTGTATGTCCTTTAATATGACTTTCTCGTTATTTCTTCCCTGCCGAAGGCTGGTCTCTGTGAAGCTGAACAAGAACAGATGAGGAAGATCCTCTACCAGAAGGAATCCAACTACAACAGGCTGAAGAGGGCCAAAATGGACAAATCTATGTTTGTAAAAATTAAGACCTTGGGGATTGGTGCTTTTGGAGAGGTTTGCCTTGCTTTCAAAGTAGATACTCATGCCCTGTACGCCATGAAAACGCTGAGGAAGAAGGACGTTCTAAATCGTAACCAGGTGGCTCACGTCAAAGCAGAAAGGGATATATTGGCAGAGGCCGACAACGAGTGGGTGGTTAAACTCTACTACTCCTTCCAAGACAAAGACAACCTGTATTTTGTGATGGACTACATCCCTGGTGGGGACATGATGAGCCTGCTCATAAGGATGGAGGTCTTTCCTGAGCACCTGGCCAGGTTTTATATTGCAGAATTGACTTTGGCCATAGAGAGTGTCCATAAGATGGGCTTTATTCACAGAGACATCAAGCCAGATAACATTTTGATAGATCATGATGGTCACATCAAACTGACTGATTTTGGGCTCTgcactggattcagatggacTCACAATTCCAAATACTACCAGAAAGGTATTGTGTTTACTCATATTGTGGATTAAGTCTTctaggtcaggggttcttaatctgggatttTTTAATtcatgggtttttaaaaaaaatattttataactattgtgatcttgtgtattttattttaaaacattaaaatattccaAGGAGTGCATAGCTTTCATCAGACTACCAAGGGTacattgggagagggagggacagggacagacagtccatgaccaaaaaaaaaaaggttaaataactcttcatttaaattatcattattaatttcgAATCTTGGCTGTTTTGGACTCTCAACAccctatttttttgtttatatgtttctATCTTTCACTACCTAAATGTTCTGCCTGCCATGTAATTAATATTGGTTTGCTATTTTTTCAgttaaagtgaatttttttttgagaattttatGATGCTCATGTCCTTATTAAAGACACCTTGAAGATGCTTTGCAGAGGCTAAGCTGGAAACTCCCTGTCTATCCTATCTTTAAAGAGCTCTAAGAACAAAAGTTCTGCAAGTGCcatgaaagtactttgaaaacaagtcactgaaatttgtttttctgcttTAGTTTTTGTCTCCTCCTTGGCTgttatacataatttttttatgTATGTCCCAGGATCATGTTGTTCTTTAAATGAACAATAAGGAAATCCTAGCCTAGCCTCTCATTATGGCATGGAGGTGATCCTGGGCTCTCAAAAGCCATGGCAGAGAGTACAAGGTCAGGCAGGCCCTAACCAAGTTGGTAAGACTCCAGATGCAAGCCTGATGGTGGATTGTGCATCCGTCATTGAAGGACAAGACTAGCCAGTGTCACCAGAAAATATCACTGCCTTCTGGTAGGATCCCCAGAAGATTGTCCATAGGTGATAAGTTTTGGGCCATAACAACTTATGATGGCATCTACTAAAGGACCAAGATCTCTTGAACTTGAAACATTGGAGATAATAGGTGGCTAAATCCATGCAAGCCAGTGGGTTACTATGATTCTCCATCTGCTTTCCTGCTCTAGTTATCTAGCTAATCGTgctcttcttatatctctttaaTTTAACTTTAGGACTTAAGTCTAAGGATTTAACTTTTATGAGGATTAATTCTTGGATTTATCAAGGCTGTTTTAAACCCCCTTCCTGTTTTATGCTGTTTATATcaggttgttttaaaaaaaaaaaacaaacaatttttttccctttttctctgcaAAAGGGAGTCACATCAGACAGGATAGCATGGAACCTAGTGACCTCTGGGATGATGTATCAAATTGTCGATGTGGAGACAGACTAAAGACCCTAGAGCAAAGAGCTAAAAAGCAGCATCAGAGATGTTTGGCACATTCACTTGTTGGAACTCCAAACTACATTGCCCCTGAAGTTCTCCTTCGTAAAGGTATAAACTTCAGAATTTCTTTTGCCTTGAATGTTCAAAAACTCCACTGGGTTGGTGGGTAAGCATGGCCCTAAATGTCAGTTGTTCTTTGAAAGCTCTTAAATCCTGAATGGTTTTCAAGCCTCCAGTGGAACATTTCTTGCAGGAAATACACTTGTCCACCTGTGTCTGTCTTAATGAAGCCATGGCCTAATTAATAGGAAAGTATGGTGGTCTCCACAGTTGAGTTGTCTTGGTTGTCTCTTTCTAGTTTCTGCTTTATAATGAATGAAGCATTGGGTGAGGTAGATGGATCAGTCAATAGTATAAAAGGAATAATcctaaaacttaatttttttattttgacaacAAAGTCAGAAGACAAATTTGGTGCTGTGATAGATCTTTCCTCCTATATCtgcattaataataaattatctcAGTTGAGAGTAAGAAAGCCTTTTGTAATTGGCCAAATCACtaggcaaagtgatttgcctagagttaaTTACATAGCTTAGCAGTTACcgaagcagaattcaaattcaagtgCAATGCTCTCTCCATGATACCAAGCTGCATTTCTGATGATTGCTTTCGTGCGAGACCCACAAAATAAACAGGTGAGCTTCTGAGGCACCTAACCACATCTAATAACAGTTATAGGCAAGTCCAGTGCTGTGACCACCACTATATGCTTTAAGTCAGCAGCATCAAGCTCAGACAGAAATGGGGGACAATAAGGATCTCTGTGGGCTAAATGTTGACTTTTAAAATcacttattaatattatctatgttctgttatatatttatttattttgttgaatatttcccagGTACATTTTAGTGTGGTTCTAGTACATGGGGAGTATTGCAGCCTTCTGCTTGACCCCTTGACTTTAAGTCACACATTGTCAAGTTCTAAacttttttctgcctttctgtggCCCAAGCTACCAAGCTGAGCCCTACCTGTTTTGTGACTCCAGATAATCTTGTTATCAGCTGCTATTTGTTGAGAGCCACAGGGCAGAAAGCATTACTCTAGTACTACTACCCCATGATTCTGAAGATCGTTTTAATAGCTGCTTCAGCATGAGGTCGTATAAGTCTCTATTACTCTGCTCACAGTAATAGTAACTTCCTGATctgattcaattaaatttaaaaaattttttcatttaagtGCCTGATCTCTCTATCTCACTCTCTAGCTCTCCCTCTATGTATTGCTTCTTGTTctcccccattacattgtaagTTCCTAGAGGGACTCTCTGTTGCCTTTTttctattcctagcacttagcacagtgcctggcacataataaatgtttattgactgactgatgggtATATAATTTCTCTTCAAAAAGATTgtaagagggggcggctaggtggcgcagtggatagagcaccggccctggagtcaggagtacctgagttcaaatctggcctcagacacttaacacttactagctgtgtgaccctgggcaagtcacttaaccccaattgcctcactaaaaaaaaaaaaaaaaaagattgtaagctTTGTGGAACCAGAGAGCATATCTTAAACTTTTAGATACCCCTGCCAAAGTTGCTTAGGTCTTTGCGCATAGTGGGACACTCGGTCCCTGTACAAACCATATTAAAAATACTTGAACCCAGCCTTCTTGGCCCTTAGGGTTTCAGGGAGAGACTGATGTGTCACAAAATTTCTGAGTGATAAGCACTATGCCTGTGATTGTTAACTGAGAGTGACTTTTATTCATCTCACCTTTTAGGGTATACTCAGCTCTGTGACTGGTGGAGTGTTGGTGTGATCCTCTTTGAAATGCTAGTGGGGCAACCCCCTTTCCTGGCCCCAACTCCCACAGAAACCCAGCTGAAGGTCAGTAAAAAAGGAATGTCATTCTGGTTTATGAGGATCATTTGATCAAATACTTGGTAAACAGGAAAATTtgacctcttctttctccctacccCATCCCCCTTATGTTCTAGTAGAAGAAATGTGAGTTTTTTAGTATGGAATGATCCCCTGCCCTTTAAAAGTAGTAAATGTGGATCGGTTGGAATGGGCCTaagtttttatttgctttttttcatgttatttattctttcttaattttcattttaaaccaTTGGTATTCCTTCCATCATGCTGGAAACAatgtgattccagaggactgatgatgctCTGATGGTGTGCTGCCCATTTCCTGACAGAAGTGGTTTTGACATGGACACTGTGGAAATTAGATTTATCtgattgtgcatatttgttacaaggggttctctctctctctctctctctctctctctctctctctctctctctctctcacacacacacacacacacacacacacacacacacacacacacacacacacgtccccTGGGTGGGAGTGGTTTGGAGAGAAAATAAGggttaattagaaaataaaatgaaaaaaagaaacaatgtgagaactaaaaataaggaaaggaactACTACCTATTGAGTTAGTATCCTCTAGGGAATGGATTTTAAAATCATACCCAAAGAAAAATTTTTGGCATTAATGAATCTagtgggagggacctcagaatccatctatcaagtcccttcatttttatggataaggaaattgagacacagggAAATTTAAGAGgtttgcccaatatcacacatgTAGTGTCagttctgagtttgaatctcgagtcctctgactccagagccaaggATTAGCACTGACCAATGTTACCTTCTTTTAAGGTATTGCCATTTCTAGAGTAGCAGAAGTGCATTCTGTGTTGGTCAGATGAGTTGTCTGTGTtacttatatttaaaatgtaggggcagctaggtggcacagtggtaaaccaccgaccctggattcaggaggacctgagttcaaatctggcctcaaacctttgacacttactagctgtgtgaccctgggcaagtcacttagccccagttgcctcaccaaaaatgaatgaatgaatgaatgaataaataaataaataaataaatgtagaggGAGACATGTGTTGgggcatggctaatgtgggaatttgttttgctggactatgtagATATAGAGAGAGGGATTTGTGActataaaaaatgtgaaaaaaggaaatgaatgaatggatagattgataaataaacagacagaaatggctaatgtgggaatttgttttgctggactatgtagATATAGAGAGAGGGATTTGTGActataaaaaatgtgaaaaaaggaaatgaatgaatggatagattgataaataaacagatagaaaTGCGGTATCAGATAAGTACATCAAAAGATACGTGTTTTATCCATGTGAGTGCCCCTTCCCTTTTGTCAAAAGTCCCTCCAAAGTGTTCCTGTTACCATGGCCAAAAAGAAATGATGCACCTAGTGACCAAACTGTCCGAATTTCTTTGGAATGACTGCTCTTTCCACAACAAACATGCAATCTGTCACCCGACCTGTAGCCAAGACCATCTCAGTGGAACCAGCCAGAACTGACCATCTGCTTGTGCAGCACCATTAAGAACCCAGAGTCACCTCAGTGCCACTGTGAGGCACTGGGGACAGataactttgggggggggtaggattTGTTTAGTGACATGATGAAGCTGTTTGAGTTCTATTCCTGTCTTTTGGTGTCTAAAGTAGAATATATTCTTGTAGGAGCAATTGTATAGAATTGCTTAAGTCTTCAGCGTAGGTCTGTGGTTCCCCAATTGAAGAGATTAGCTGTTCATTGCTGAGGGGCTCTTTCCCACTCGAATTGCTGAACTTAACAAGATATGGGCCTATATAGTAAATAGGCACCTGAGCATTCTCTGTCCTAATGCAGAAGACCCACGGCCACTTAACCTTAGCAGGTGAAAGGGATTGGTCCCACTTGAAACTTAACAAAAAGCTTTCCTCAAAGGATTTTCTCTCCAGCCCTATGAAACTGTTGTGACAGCTCCCAGTTCACAAGGAGCTTTTAGAAAAATTTCATTCCTTAATTTAACAAAAAAGCAATAAGTTGTTGTGGAAAGAGCACCAAACATTAGTCAGGAAGCTTAGGTTTgggtcccagctctgacattaactggctgtgtgattgaTATTGAGCAAGGCCcaataacctctctgggtcttcatttccccatttgttaaatgaggaagttggacttaTTTAATCATTTAGGTCCCTTTCGGCTTAAGAGTTATGCAATTCCCATAAAGTCACCTTTATCTTCATTAAGAAGTGAAGCGGCTACTCTCCATTTGCCACCCTTACCTCCATAAAAGACCCCAGCAAATTATTGTCTTATTAACTGAATACTCCCAATCCTTAACAAATCTGAGTAGCTCTTAGGGACTGGAAGTAGAGACTgcttttgtgatttcattggaataagaAACTCCCACTGAGGAATTTCTTTTAGCAGTATAAGTCAGCACATCCTCTGTAACTTAGAATATTAAGAGTTATCTGGGGCACTGAGGTtaagtgctcagggtcacacagctaataagtgtttgaaatGAAACTTGGAACTCAAGTTGTCCTTGGCTCTTaggccagctctctgtctactatatttatgtaaaataagaCTGATTTCATTTATTGACCAAAGGTCATAGAATTTGTGCTTTTTACCATTTGCTctactccttccccaccccacccccacatatgTAAATAGAGACTTAAGTTTAATAATCCAAAACTCTTCCTATAAAATCATCAGCAACAGCAATAGTACCTGGCAGAATTGTGTTCCTGAATGTCCTTACCAACTCCCTTATAgtatctttgtttgttttttgggggggggggcaatgaaggtcaagcgacttgccatgggtctcacagccagtaagtgtcaagtatcccaggtcctcctgaatccaggaccagtgcttgatccactgtgctacctagttgcccccttcccTTATAGCTTCTTAAAGAATTTAGCTTTCCATGTCTTCAGGATTTCCATAGTCCCAAATTACATCTCATCCTGACCAGTCATTTGACAAATTCCTACAAGGGGACTGAGAATGTGGATGAAAATCTCTCAGTTCAATCAGTGccattgttctcttttttttttttctttaaaaggacgGCATGGTTTTGCtaagtaattttttctttttgagaaaaatcctatcCCTTAAGCACCACCGTTAAACTTCCTGCCCATTGGTGGTCCTTCATCAGTCAGCATCTGTCTCTTTGGTAGCTTTCTTACAAAATTGCTTTGTGGTTTTGTAGAAAATGAATTCAACCACCTTGAGTGCTGCATTTTTCTAGGGGAGTAAGTAGACTCTGAAGTCTTTCATTAATAAGAACTAAGATTTTTGCTCTTGACAGTTTTGACCATATCAACTCACtcctgcttaaaaaaataaatttgggcaggcggggtggggcagctagatggtgcagtggataaaacacctgccctggattcaggaggacctgagttcaaatccagcctcagacacttgacattagttgtgtgatgctgggcaagtcacttaacgctgatTGCCtcaggtcccccccccccaaaaaaaaaaaaaagataatattgggggcagctaggtggcacagcagataaagtaccagccctggattcaggaggacctgaattcaaatctggcctcagacacttggcatttactagctgtgtgaccctgggcaagtcacttaaccctcattgtcctgcgccacccccacctcccaaaattaaatttttaaaaataacatggaTTGGCAAATTGGCGGGaaaattcattttgcttttgtcttctctttcagGTCATAAACTGGGAGAGCACACTTCACATTCCAACACAAGTCAAGTTGAGCCCTGAGGCCAGTGACCTCATTACCAAGCTTTGCTGTGCTGCTGAGAACCGGCTAGGCAGA
This window contains:
- the LATS2 gene encoding serine/threonine-protein kinase LATS2 encodes the protein MRPKTFPATTYSGNSRQRLQEIREGLKQPSKSSGQGLPIGPGSDTSLDTKILVVKDAARQQQMKPTPKFGPYQKALREIRYSLLPFANESSTMDVNRQMLQELVKVGCDQEMAIRALKQTGSKNIEAALEYISKMGYVDPRNEQIVRVIKQTSSGKGNVPNNVTRRPSFEGTSESFPSYHISSAAYEGTGFGVEGANMLSDVPRQYMDYLLSAPQPSALTPVGPRPLGVNPHNTPGSHQHQSKAYSANLEAPGINYPVANHSSQALQLQPSHSSNGPHYGRPHMTVQGEPLGYGIQRSPSFQNKMQQDGGYANLPSKGQVVQNNSGHTFQPAATSLYLAHSHHKQSSPSSHQMHMIAARSPAFANDFSDNPPQSLITPSRNSLNMDLYDMNNPAVQGWQSSTLSRRDSLQNPTLEASPRPHVSFRPDSHVPSRTNSFNNHQQPPVAVSIRTGPANKTDASIPSPNTITAVTSAHILHPVKSVRVMRPEPQTAVGPSHPAWLPPKTPAVEGLEMMEQHPLPKGSPNAYPLDVDYGTQEPRCPPPPYPKHLLLPNSSEQFDINSLCVGVEQSLRGVPNSVSSQAEDSAERNDKSSKNSKVEKPGKDIKQIQTSPVPVRKNSKDEEKRESRIKSYSPFAFKFYMEQHVENVLKTYQQKINRRLQLEQEMAKAGLCEAEQEQMRKILYQKESNYNRLKRAKMDKSMFVKIKTLGIGAFGEVCLAFKVDTHALYAMKTLRKKDVLNRNQVAHVKAERDILAEADNEWVVKLYYSFQDKDNLYFVMDYIPGGDMMSLLIRMEVFPEHLARFYIAELTLAIESVHKMGFIHRDIKPDNILIDHDGHIKLTDFGLCTGFRWTHNSKYYQKGSHIRQDSMEPSDLWDDVSNCRCGDRLKTLEQRAKKQHQRCLAHSLVGTPNYIAPEVLLRKGYTQLCDWWSVGVILFEMLVGQPPFLAPTPTETQLKVINWESTLHIPTQVKLSPEASDLITKLCCAAENRLGRNGADEIKAHPFFSSMDFSGDIRRQPAPYVPKISHPMDTSNFDPVDEDGPWNDVSGDSTKAWDTLTSSNSKHTEHAFYEFTFRRFFDDNGYPFRCPKPSGIEATQSQNSDMENKEMVDPTGDCQPVYV